One segment of Proteus appendicitidis DNA contains the following:
- a CDS encoding Hok/Gef family protein → MAKFALMGLIAVCMTALCLSLLKHERLCSFNIRSGHTVVQATLSCDK, encoded by the coding sequence ATGGCTAAATTTGCCCTGATGGGGCTGATTGCTGTCTGTATGACAGCACTGTGTTTATCATTACTTAAACATGAAAGATTATGCTCTTTCAATATTCGTAGTGGTCATACAGTAGTTCAAGCGACTTTATCTTGCGATAAATAG